In one Microcoleus sp. bin38.metabat.b11b12b14.051 genomic region, the following are encoded:
- a CDS encoding GDP-mannose 4,6-dehydratase → MKKALICGISGQDGAYLAKLLLDRGYEVCGTSRDAQMSSFRNLARLEIRDKVKLESMSLNDFRSVLQVLAKIAPDEVYNLAGQSS, encoded by the coding sequence TGTGGTATATCAGGTCAAGACGGAGCTTATTTAGCAAAACTGCTGCTCGATCGGGGTTATGAAGTTTGCGGCACCTCCAGAGACGCCCAAATGTCGAGTTTCCGAAACCTAGCTCGTTTGGAAATCCGAGACAAAGTAAAATTAGAGTCAATGTCTCTCAACGATTTTCGCAGCGTCTTGCAAGTATTGGCAAAAATTGCACCAGACGAAGTGTACAATCTCGCGGGTCAAAGTTC